In the genome of Delphinus delphis chromosome 15, mDelDel1.2, whole genome shotgun sequence, one region contains:
- the ELFN1 gene encoding protein ELFN1, whose amino-acid sequence MAGCRQAAPWAWACVAAAALLLAGGLVRGDCWLIEGDKGFVWLAICSQNQPPYEAIPQQINSTVVDLRLNENRIRSVQYAALSRFGNLTYLNLTKNEIGYIEDGAFSGQFNLQVLQLGYNRLRNLTEGVLRGLSKLEYLYLQANLIEVVAPGAFWECPNIVNVDLSMNRIQRLHSATFAGLAKLSVCELYSNPFYCSCELLGFLRWLAAFTNATQTYDRVQCESPPLYSGYSLLGQGRHGQRSVLSKLQSVCTDASYAAETRPAPGRSPPPPPPPAPPAEPSEGPCAEDECFSGDGTTPLVALPTLAPQAEARPLMKVTQLTQNSATITVQLPSPFNRMYTLEHFNNSRSSTVSRLTRAQEEIRLTNLYALTNYTYCVVSTSSGLHHNHTCLTICLPKPPSPPGPVPGSSTATRYIMTVLGCLFGMVLVLGAVYYCLRRRRRREEQQQKAAAAAAAGSLQKTVIELKYGPEMEAPGLAPLSQGPLLGPEAVTRVPYLPAAAGELEQYKLAEGGETPKASKGSYLEVRSGGQAERRDGGPGPDSRSSVAEISTIAKEVDKVNQIINNCIDALKSESTSFQGGKAGAAAEPQLVLLSEPLAGKHGFLAPAYKDAFSHSLQRHHSAEAAPGAPRASTSSSGSARSPRPYRAEAAGAHKAAAAEAKYIEKSSPAADAILTVTPAAAVLRAEAEKSRQYGEHRHSYPGSHPAETPLPHEGPGGRKASILEPLTRPRPRDLAYSQLSPQYHNLSYSSSPEYTCRASQSIWERFRLSRRRHKDNGEFVAAGHALRKKVQFAQDEDLHDILDYWKGVSAQHKS is encoded by the coding sequence ATGGCCGGGTGCCGGCAGGCTGCGCCGTGGGCCTGGGCGTGCGTGGCGGCGGCCGCCCTGCTGCTCGCGGGCGGGCTGGTGCGCGGCGACTGCTGGCTGATCGAGGGCGACAAGGGCTTCGTGTGGCTGGCCATCTGCAGCCAGAACCAGCCGCCCTACGAGGCCATCCCGCAGCAGATAAACAGCACCGTCGTGGACCTGCGGCTGAACGAGAACCGCATCCGCAGCGTGCAGTATGCCGCGCTGAGCCGCTTCGGCAACCTCACGTACCTCAACCTCACCAAGAACGAGATCGGCTACATCGAGGACGGCGCCTTCTCGGGCCAGTTCAACCTGCAGGTGCTGCAGCTGGGCTACAACCGGCTGCGCAACCTGACGGAGGGCGTGCTGCGCGGCCTGAGCAAGCTGGAGTACCTGTACCTGCAGGCCAACCTCATCGAGGTGGTGGCGCCCGGCGCCTTCTGGGAGTGCCCCAACATCGTCAACGTCGACCTGTCCATGAACCGCATCCAGCGGCTGCACAGCGCCACCTTCGCGGGCCTGGCCAAGCTGTCCGTGTGCGAGCTCTACAGCAACCCCTTCTACTGCTCCTGCGAGCTGCTGGGCTTCCTGCGCTGGCTGGCGGCCTTCACCAACGCCACGCAGACCTACGACCGCGTGCAGTGCGAGTCGCCGCCGCTCTACTCGGGCTACTCGCTCCTGGGCCAGGGCCGCCACGGCCAGCGCAGCGTCCTCAGCAAGCTGCAGTCCGTGTGCACCGACGCCTCCTACGCGGCCGAGACCCGCCCGGCGCCCGGccgctcgccgccgccgccgcccccccccGCGCCGCCCGCGGAGCCCAGCGAGGGCCCCTGCGCCGAGGATGAGTGCTTCTCCGGCGACGGCACCACGCCGCTGGTGGCCCTGCCCACGCTGGCCCCGCAGGCCGAGGCCCGCCCGCTCATGAAGGTCACGCAGCTGACGCAGAACTCGGCCACCATCACGGTCCAGCTGCCCAGCCCGTTCAACCGCATGTACACGCTGGAGCACTTCAACAACAGCAGGTCGTCCACCGTGTCCAGGCTGACCCGGGCCCAGGAGGAGATCCGCCTGACCAACCTCTACGCGCTCACCAACTACACCTACTGCGTGGTCTCCACCAGCTCGGGGCTGCATCACAACCACACCTGCCTCACCATCTGCCTGCCCAAGCCGCCCAGCCCGCCGGGCCCCGTGCCCGGCTCCTCCACGGCCACGCGCTACATCATGACCGTCCTGGGCTGCCTCTTCGGCATGGTGCTGGTGCTCGGCGCCGTCTACTACTgcctgcggcggcggcggcgccgagAGGAGCAGCAGCAGAAGGCCGCCGCGGCGGCCGCGGCCGGCAGCCTCCAGAAGACGGTCATCGAGCTCAAGTACGGGCCCGAGATGGAGGCGCCCGGCCTGGCCCCGCTGTCCCAGGGCCCGCTGCTGGGCCCCGAGGCCGTGACCCGCGTGCCGTACCTGCCGGCGGCCGCCGGCGAGCTGGAGCAGTACAAGCTGGCGGAGGGCGGCGAGACGCCCAAGGCCAGCAAGGGCAGCTACCTGGAGGTGCGTTCAGGGGGGCAGGCGGAGCGCAGGGACGGGGGGCCGGGCCCCGACAGCCGCAGCTCGGTGGCCGAGATCTCCACCATCGCCAAGGAGGTGGACAAGGTCAACCAGATCATCAACAACTGCATCGACGCCCTCAAGTCCGAGTCCACCTCCTTCCAGGGCGGCAAGGCGGGGGCCGCGGCCGAGCCGCAGCTGGTGCTGCTGTCCGAGCCGCTGGCCGGCAAGCACGGCTTCCTGGCGCCCGCCTACAAGGACGCCTTCAGCCACAGCCTGCAGCGGCATCACAGCGCGGAGGCCGCCCCCGGGGCCCCGCGCGCCAGCACCTCGTCCAGCGGCTCCGCGCGCAGCCCGCGGCCCTACCGCGCCGAGGCCGCCGGGGCGCATAAGGCCGCGGCCGCCGAGGCCAAGTACATCGAGAAGAGCTCGCCCGCGGCCGACGCCATCCTCACTGTGACCCCCGCGGCCGCCGTGCTGCGGGCCGAGGCTGAGAAGAGCCGCCAGTACGGTGAGCACCGGCACTCGTACCCCGGCTCCCACCCCGCCGAGACGCCCCTGCCCCACGAGGGCCCCGGCGGCCGCAAGGCGTCCATCCTGGAGCCGCTGACCCGGCCGCGGCCCCGCGACCTGGCCTACTCGCAGCTGTCCCCGCAGTACCATAACCTGAGCTACTCCTCCAGCCCCGAATACACCTGCAGGGCCTCCCAGAGCATCTGGGAGCGCTTCAGACTGAGCCGCCGGCGGCACAAGGACAACGGGGAGTTCGTGGCGGCCGGCCACGCCCTGCGCAAGAAGGTCCAGTTCGCCCAAGATGAGGACCTGCACGACATCCTGGACTACTGGAAGGGCGTGTCCGCACAGCACAAGTcctga